The following coding sequences lie in one Natrarchaeobius halalkaliphilus genomic window:
- a CDS encoding PGF-CTERM sorting domain-containing protein, producing the protein MSESRRSVLTGALVLLLVGSVGVSAVAAGGVTTAAPTPASHSTVQESSDTVSEEAYTEPVPDEGDPYFEAGADDGSWISYVNPRDEYRTPYLGDGSGKLCVTLVNEAGESIVGETVPNTTVTVATGEELEWHSHADPMTVEYPLTQHYDRPLDADQFGTESNLPQGDGYLDSHCIEMHGLTENATVEYGPAEIDGEHADRIELVGYVQQAHEAWDTDVDPIADARPYEEAGGWTYHPDGSHGQAVVVLQLEGGGANGDTSDDGISLGHDGIDSSSDFESDDAAETGQESETERERNESANDGIDPTPGFGVLAVVVSLLIVALTKRTV; encoded by the coding sequence ATGTCTGAATCGCGACGGTCGGTTCTGACTGGAGCGCTCGTATTGCTACTGGTCGGGTCGGTCGGTGTAAGCGCTGTCGCCGCGGGAGGTGTGACGACAGCCGCACCGACGCCGGCAAGCCACTCGACCGTCCAAGAGTCCTCGGATACGGTCTCGGAGGAGGCATACACCGAACCGGTTCCAGACGAGGGCGATCCGTACTTCGAGGCCGGGGCGGACGACGGAAGCTGGATTAGTTACGTCAACCCCCGGGACGAGTATCGAACGCCGTATCTGGGCGACGGCTCCGGAAAGCTCTGTGTCACGCTGGTCAACGAAGCCGGCGAATCGATCGTCGGAGAAACCGTCCCGAACACGACCGTCACGGTGGCGACCGGCGAGGAACTCGAGTGGCACTCCCACGCCGATCCGATGACGGTCGAGTATCCCCTGACCCAGCACTACGATCGGCCACTGGATGCCGATCAGTTCGGAACGGAGTCGAATCTGCCACAGGGAGACGGATACCTCGACTCACACTGCATCGAGATGCACGGTCTGACCGAGAACGCGACCGTCGAGTACGGTCCGGCGGAGATCGACGGAGAACACGCTGATCGGATCGAGCTGGTCGGCTACGTTCAGCAAGCACACGAGGCCTGGGACACCGACGTCGATCCGATCGCGGACGCCCGTCCCTACGAGGAAGCCGGAGGCTGGACTTACCACCCCGACGGATCCCACGGCCAGGCCGTCGTCGTGCTTCAACTCGAGGGAGGTGGCGCGAACGGAGACACGAGCGACGACGGAATCAGCCTGGGCCACGACGGGATCGATTCGAGTAGCGACTTCGAATCCGACGACGCGGCGGAAACCGGCCAGGAGAGCGAAACCGAACGCGAGCGAAACGAATCCGCTAACGACGGAATCGATCCAACGCCCGGGTTCGGCGTCCTGGCTGTGGTCGTCTCTCTTTTGATCGTCGCCCTCACGAAGCGAACGGTCTGA
- the thsA gene encoding thermosome subunit alpha yields MGNQPMVVMSEESQRTSGDDAQSMNITAGKAVAEAARTTLGPKGMDKMLVGSTGGVVVTNDGVTILKEMEIEHPAANMIVEVAETQEEEVSDGTTSAVVIGGELLDQAEGLLDQDVHATSVEQGYRQAAEKAKQIVEEMAIDVDADDTEILQQIAATAMTGKGAEGAKDRLAELIVSAASSVAADGRVETDNIKVEKVVGGATEDSELIEGVVVDKERVNENMPYFAEEANVAVLDDALEVKETEVDTEVNVTDPDQLQQFLDQEEEQLREMVDTVADAGADVVFAQDGIDDMAQQFLADEGIIAVRRTKSSDAEQIARATGARIVGNVTDITVDDLGSAGSVSQQDVAGSQQIVVEDVEDAKSVTLLLRGGTEHVVDEVERAVEDSLGVVSVTLDEGKALPGGGAPETYLALELRDYADSVGGREQLAVEAFADALEIIPRTLAENGGLDPIDSLVELRSQHDAGNTVAGLNAYTGDAINMDTEGVYEPLRVKTQAIESATEAAVMLLRIDDVIAAGDLKGGQVDSDDDDDAGGPPAGGPGGGMGGGMGGMGGGMGGMM; encoded by the coding sequence ATGGGCAACCAGCCGATGGTCGTCATGTCCGAGGAGAGCCAGCGCACCTCGGGCGATGATGCACAGTCAATGAACATTACTGCCGGAAAAGCCGTCGCGGAGGCAGCCCGAACGACGCTCGGTCCCAAGGGGATGGACAAGATGCTCGTCGGCTCGACGGGCGGCGTCGTTGTGACGAATGATGGGGTCACGATCCTCAAAGAGATGGAGATCGAGCACCCGGCCGCCAACATGATCGTCGAGGTCGCTGAGACGCAGGAAGAGGAAGTCAGCGACGGCACCACCTCCGCTGTCGTCATCGGCGGTGAATTGCTCGATCAGGCTGAGGGTCTCCTTGACCAGGACGTGCACGCGACGTCCGTAGAACAAGGCTACCGCCAGGCCGCCGAGAAAGCAAAGCAGATTGTTGAGGAGATGGCGATCGACGTTGACGCTGACGATACTGAAATCTTACAGCAGATTGCCGCCACGGCGATGACTGGGAAAGGCGCAGAGGGGGCCAAAGATCGCTTGGCTGAACTTATTGTCAGCGCCGCCAGCAGCGTCGCTGCCGATGGCCGAGTCGAAACGGACAACATCAAAGTCGAGAAGGTTGTCGGTGGTGCAACCGAGGACTCAGAACTTATCGAGGGAGTTGTTGTCGATAAGGAACGGGTCAACGAGAATATGCCGTATTTCGCTGAAGAGGCCAACGTCGCGGTGCTCGACGACGCTCTCGAAGTTAAGGAGACGGAGGTTGATACCGAAGTCAACGTTACCGATCCCGACCAACTCCAGCAATTCCTCGACCAGGAAGAGGAGCAGCTCCGTGAAATGGTCGATACGGTTGCTGACGCCGGAGCAGACGTTGTCTTCGCACAGGACGGTATTGACGACATGGCTCAGCAGTTCCTCGCAGATGAAGGGATCATAGCGGTGCGCCGCACCAAATCCAGTGACGCCGAACAGATCGCTCGTGCAACTGGGGCCCGCATCGTCGGCAACGTCACCGACATCACCGTCGACGATCTCGGCAGTGCTGGTTCCGTGTCACAGCAGGATGTCGCTGGCAGTCAGCAGATCGTCGTCGAAGATGTCGAGGACGCCAAGTCCGTCACGCTGTTGCTGCGGGGAGGGACTGAGCACGTCGTCGACGAAGTCGAACGCGCGGTTGAGGACAGCCTCGGCGTCGTCAGCGTCACGCTCGACGAAGGCAAGGCATTGCCCGGCGGTGGCGCTCCAGAGACCTACCTGGCACTCGAACTGCGCGATTACGCCGACAGCGTCGGTGGCCGCGAGCAACTGGCCGTCGAAGCCTTCGCCGATGCTCTTGAAATCATCCCGCGCACACTTGCCGAGAACGGCGGACTCGATCCGATCGACTCCCTGGTCGAACTGCGGAGCCAGCACGACGCCGGGAATACGGTAGCTGGACTCAACGCCTACACCGGAGACGCCATTAACATGGATACAGAAGGCGTCTATGAACCACTCCGTGTCAAGACCCAGGCGATCGAATCGGCCACTGAGGCGGCCGTCATGCTCCTGCGCATTGACGATGTCATCGCAGCTGGCGATCTGAAAGGCGGTCAGGTCGACAGTGATGATGACGACGACGCCGGCGGCCCGCCTGCCGGTGGTCCCGGCGGCGGAATGGGTGGCGGTATGGGAGGCATGGGTGGCGGTATGGGCGGGATGATGTGA
- the guaB gene encoding IMP dehydrogenase — translation MANDVPEHGSYSSKLDVPEALTFDDVLLRPKESRVEPDDADLTSRVSKTVEVSVPILSAAMDTVTESGMATAMARHGGLGVLHRNMNIDEMVEEIERVKTADELIIPLDSVVTADPEMSVREVDDLMAREGVGGAPVVNTRGEVLGIISSTDIRPHLEVNEDDPVTEAMTDEVITVHEDVDARDAFDLMYDHKIERVPVVDDENLLVGLVTMQGILQRREYKEAVRDEDGRLRLGVAVSPFELDRAEAADNADADVLFIDTAHAHNRNVIEGAREIKAAVEADVVVGNVGTREAAADLVDFADGIKVGIGPGSICTTRVVSGSGMPQITAVAQVADVASEHGVPVIADGGIRYSGDAIKAIAAGADAVMLGSYFAGTDEAPGRVVTMNGKKYKQYRGMGSVGAMKSGDSDRYLKEEPDDDEYVPEGVEAATPFKGTLRSELHQLAGGMQSGMGYVGAGTIPEFKTRSEFVRVSSAGQAESHAHDVVITDEAPNYSPDSS, via the coding sequence ATGGCGAACGATGTTCCCGAGCACGGGTCATATTCTTCGAAACTCGACGTACCGGAAGCGCTGACGTTCGACGACGTTCTCCTTCGACCCAAAGAGAGCCGCGTCGAACCCGACGACGCCGACCTGACTTCTCGCGTCTCGAAAACGGTCGAAGTTTCCGTCCCGATCCTCTCGGCTGCGATGGACACGGTGACCGAGAGCGGAATGGCGACCGCGATGGCCCGCCACGGCGGTCTCGGTGTCCTCCATCGTAACATGAACATCGACGAGATGGTCGAGGAGATCGAACGCGTCAAAACCGCCGACGAACTCATTATTCCGCTCGATTCCGTCGTCACCGCGGACCCGGAGATGAGCGTCCGCGAAGTCGACGATCTGATGGCCCGCGAGGGAGTCGGTGGCGCACCGGTCGTCAACACGCGCGGGGAAGTACTCGGTATTATCTCGAGTACGGATATCCGTCCCCACCTCGAGGTCAACGAAGACGATCCCGTCACCGAAGCGATGACGGACGAGGTCATCACGGTCCACGAGGACGTCGACGCACGCGACGCCTTCGATCTGATGTACGATCACAAAATAGAGCGCGTTCCGGTCGTCGACGACGAGAACCTCCTCGTCGGCCTGGTGACGATGCAGGGCATCCTCCAGCGCCGCGAGTACAAGGAAGCGGTTCGCGACGAGGACGGCCGGCTCCGTCTCGGCGTCGCGGTGAGCCCGTTCGAACTGGATCGCGCCGAAGCGGCCGACAACGCCGACGCTGACGTGCTGTTCATCGACACCGCCCACGCACACAACCGGAACGTCATCGAGGGCGCTCGAGAGATCAAAGCGGCGGTCGAAGCCGATGTCGTCGTCGGAAACGTTGGGACTCGGGAGGCTGCGGCGGATCTCGTCGATTTCGCGGACGGGATCAAAGTCGGTATCGGACCGGGATCGATCTGTACGACCCGCGTCGTCTCCGGATCGGGGATGCCCCAGATCACGGCCGTCGCGCAGGTCGCGGACGTGGCGAGCGAGCACGGCGTGCCCGTCATCGCGGACGGCGGAATCCGATACTCCGGCGACGCGATCAAGGCGATCGCCGCGGGTGCCGACGCGGTCATGCTCGGATCGTATTTCGCGGGTACCGACGAGGCACCCGGCCGAGTCGTCACGATGAACGGCAAGAAGTACAAGCAGTATCGGGGGATGGGATCGGTCGGCGCGATGAAATCCGGCGACAGTGATCGCTATCTCAAAGAGGAGCCCGACGACGACGAGTACGTTCCCGAAGGCGTCGAAGCCGCGACGCCGTTCAAGGGAACGCTTCGATCCGAACTGCACCAACTAGCGGGCGGAATGCAGTCGGGGATGGGCTACGTCGGTGCGGGAACGATTCCCGAGTTCAAAACGCGCTCTGAGTTCGTCCGCGTCTCTTCGGCCGGCCAGGCCGAGAGTCACGCCCACGACGTAGTGATTACCGACGAAGCACCGAACTACTCGCCGGATAGCAGCTAA
- a CDS encoding DUF309 domain-containing protein: protein MDDHTRDPSVDPPPTGDPTGWLEAKGRWEHATLRRAVVHGVRLFNSGAYHESHDCFELEWYNYGRGTTESAFLHGMVQVAAGAYKRFDFEDDDGMRSLFETALQYLQGTPRDYYGVDVLQVRTVLTNAINEPGRIDGWDIPLDGERPVARPDDYEYLDELEG, encoded by the coding sequence ATGGACGATCACACTCGCGATCCGAGCGTCGATCCGCCGCCGACTGGTGATCCGACGGGGTGGCTCGAGGCGAAAGGGCGCTGGGAGCACGCGACGCTTCGACGGGCGGTCGTCCACGGCGTCCGGCTGTTCAACTCGGGGGCCTATCACGAGAGCCACGACTGTTTCGAACTCGAGTGGTACAACTACGGCCGTGGGACGACCGAAAGCGCGTTTCTCCACGGAATGGTTCAGGTGGCTGCGGGCGCGTACAAACGCTTTGACTTCGAAGACGACGACGGGATGCGATCGCTCTTCGAGACCGCGCTCCAGTATCTGCAGGGAACGCCGAGGGACTACTACGGCGTCGACGTCCTCCAGGTTCGAACGGTCCTGACGAACGCCATCAATGAGCCGGGCCGAATCGACGGCTGGGACATCCCACTCGACGGGGAGCGACCGGTCGCCCGTCCGGACGACTACGAATACCTCGACGAACTCGAAGGGTAA
- a CDS encoding succinylglutamate desuccinylase/aspartoacylase domain-containing protein has protein sequence MRVAQIGSGTPEIAVVAGIHGDEPCGVRAIERLLDERPTVERPVKLVVANEKALERQVRFVDVDLNRAFPGGPNAGTHEGELAHELVGELEGCLTFSMHSTQSHADPFAIVNSVTETATDLVPQLPVAAMVETSNFAEGRLFSEIETIEVECGLQGSETAAQNADRLTRAFLTAVEALPGDTVRRDLPVYRLTDVIGKNRADTYEVFVDNFTEVEPGDPFAAADGSTQVASDSFYPVLMSPNGYRDVFGYAAEKIDVLTTTPTAD, from the coding sequence ATGAGAGTTGCACAGATCGGGTCGGGAACGCCGGAGATTGCAGTCGTTGCGGGCATCCACGGTGACGAGCCCTGTGGGGTTCGCGCCATCGAACGTCTCCTCGATGAGCGCCCGACCGTCGAACGTCCCGTCAAACTCGTCGTCGCCAACGAAAAGGCACTCGAGCGTCAGGTCCGATTCGTCGACGTGGATCTGAACCGGGCGTTCCCTGGAGGACCGAACGCAGGGACCCACGAAGGTGAACTCGCCCACGAACTGGTCGGGGAGCTCGAAGGGTGCCTGACGTTCTCGATGCACTCGACCCAGAGCCACGCCGATCCGTTTGCGATCGTCAATTCAGTCACCGAGACGGCGACGGACCTCGTTCCACAGCTTCCCGTCGCGGCGATGGTCGAGACGAGTAACTTCGCTGAGGGACGACTCTTTTCGGAGATCGAAACGATCGAAGTCGAATGCGGGCTGCAAGGATCGGAGACGGCCGCCCAGAACGCAGACCGGTTGACTCGAGCGTTCCTGACGGCCGTCGAAGCGCTCCCCGGCGATACGGTCCGACGGGATCTCCCGGTCTACCGCCTCACTGACGTTATCGGCAAGAACCGGGCCGACACGTACGAGGTGTTCGTCGACAACTTCACCGAGGTCGAACCCGGCGATCCGTTCGCCGCCGCCGACGGAAGTACACAGGTGGCATCGGACTCGTTCTACCCCGTTCTGATGTCTCCGAACGGCTACCGTGACGTCTTCGGCTACGCAGCCGAGAAAATCGACGTTCTGACGACGACGCCGACGGCGGATTGA
- a CDS encoding YeeE/YedE family protein, with amino-acid sequence MTATLSLFVALFAELFPNGISHYAIGGLFVGLGVAVIYLGTGTAAGASTFLESTLSYGSSLSRFQQYRPSRDWRIVFTVGIVIGAAIYAVTVSPQDGLWTTDVQWWRLFVGGVLIGIGTRVGKGCTSGHGVCGVGSVSSASFVGVATFLFIAIGTAQLIQAVGVSP; translated from the coding sequence ATGACTGCTACGCTTTCGCTGTTCGTCGCCCTGTTCGCGGAGCTGTTCCCGAACGGGATCAGCCACTACGCGATCGGCGGACTGTTCGTCGGCCTCGGGGTCGCCGTGATCTACCTCGGTACGGGGACCGCCGCCGGCGCGAGTACGTTCCTCGAGTCGACGCTCTCTTACGGATCGAGTCTCTCGCGGTTCCAGCAGTATCGTCCATCGCGCGACTGGCGCATCGTCTTCACGGTCGGCATCGTCATCGGAGCCGCCATCTACGCGGTGACGGTCTCACCACAGGACGGCCTCTGGACGACTGACGTCCAGTGGTGGAGGCTGTTCGTCGGTGGCGTCTTGATCGGGATCGGTACCCGCGTCGGGAAGGGCTGTACGTCGGGTCACGGCGTCTGCGGCGTCGGCTCGGTCTCGAGTGCTTCGTTCGTCGGCGTCGCGACGTTTCTGTTCATCGCGATCGGAACGGCACAGCTAATCCAGGCCGTGGGGGTGAGCCCGTAA
- a CDS encoding DUF6691 family protein, with protein MSPEHDQHPLFLPLVFVGGLLFGFGLGFSHMAQPEVVLSFLQFTDFGLLFVMFGAAIVTGITFFGVKQFRSRAPLTGAVYERRLKSLDKNVVIGGGIFGIGWGLSGICPGAAYASLGIGNVPILYGIAGMFVGAYIQGFWRSARTERNTPATTAD; from the coding sequence ATGTCCCCAGAGCACGACCAACACCCGCTGTTCCTGCCGCTCGTGTTCGTCGGCGGATTGCTCTTCGGGTTCGGCCTCGGGTTCAGTCACATGGCTCAGCCGGAAGTCGTCCTGAGCTTCCTGCAGTTTACGGACTTCGGATTGCTGTTCGTGATGTTCGGAGCCGCAATCGTAACCGGAATCACGTTCTTCGGCGTCAAACAGTTCCGGAGTCGCGCTCCCCTGACGGGTGCGGTCTACGAGCGGCGGCTGAAGAGCCTCGACAAGAACGTCGTCATCGGCGGCGGAATATTCGGAATCGGGTGGGGACTGTCGGGTATCTGCCCCGGAGCAGCGTATGCCAGCCTCGGAATCGGGAACGTCCCGATCCTCTACGGTATCGCCGGAATGTTCGTCGGCGCTTACATCCAGGGATTCTGGCGCTCAGCGCGCACCGAGAGAAACACGCCTGCGACGACCGCCGACTGA
- a CDS encoding endonuclease III domain-containing protein translates to MSEDPEPSMNISGGESGGGIATEFDPSTAETRAERVIDRLGELYWQKTYGGQDAFTCLVRTILSQNTSDKASQPAHDDLLERYGGGNVDLAESLASAERSELAETISSAGLYNQKSEVIIETAEWVREQFGSARAFDAFVKDEEPETVRETLLSVRGVGPKTADCVLLFAGGRVGIFPVDTHVHRIYRRLGIAPADADHEGVRSVLEREVPASKCGFGHTATIQFGREYCRARKPACLEDPDACPMGDLCDQVGVYPETNEIVDPSDA, encoded by the coding sequence ATGAGTGAGGATCCGGAGCCGTCGATGAACATCAGCGGCGGGGAGAGCGGCGGCGGTATTGCCACCGAGTTCGATCCGTCGACCGCCGAAACGCGCGCCGAACGCGTTATCGACCGATTGGGCGAACTGTACTGGCAGAAGACCTACGGCGGTCAGGACGCGTTCACCTGTCTCGTCCGGACGATTCTGAGTCAGAACACGAGCGACAAGGCGAGTCAACCCGCTCACGACGACCTGCTCGAGCGATACGGGGGCGGAAACGTCGACCTCGCAGAATCACTCGCGAGCGCGGAACGATCGGAACTCGCGGAGACGATCAGCTCCGCGGGCCTCTACAACCAGAAATCCGAGGTCATCATCGAAACGGCCGAATGGGTCAGAGAACAGTTCGGCTCCGCTCGCGCGTTCGATGCGTTCGTCAAGGACGAAGAGCCGGAGACGGTCCGCGAGACGCTCCTCTCGGTTCGTGGAGTCGGCCCGAAGACCGCCGACTGCGTGTTGCTGTTTGCGGGCGGGCGCGTCGGTATCTTTCCCGTCGATACCCACGTCCATCGGATCTATCGCCGTCTTGGTATCGCCCCTGCGGACGCGGATCACGAGGGGGTTCGATCCGTCCTGGAACGCGAGGTTCCGGCCTCTAAGTGCGGGTTCGGGCACACGGCGACGATCCAGTTCGGCCGCGAATACTGTCGAGCTCGAAAGCCGGCGTGTCTCGAGGATCCCGACGCCTGCCCGATGGGTGATCTGTGTGATCAGGTCGGCGTCTATCCGGAGACGAACGAGATCGTCGACCCGTCGGACGCGTAG
- a CDS encoding beta-CASP ribonuclease aCPSF1 — MSTVEQQLDDLQAEITSELPSDISVSSVKYEGPELVLYTRDPKKFARQGDLVRKLASKLRKRITVRPDPSVLSRPEEAREQVMNVIPEEAGVTDLDFHIDTGEVVIEAEKPGMVIGRHGSTLRDITKNVGWTPEVVRTPPIESSTVSNVRSFLKQERDERRDILERVGRQIHREEMSDDEYVRISTLGCCREVGRASFILSTAETRILVDCGDKPGAEGEVPYLHAPEALGAGPQTIDAVVLTHAHLDHSALIPLLFKYGYDGPIYCTEPTRDLMGLLTLDYLDVAAKEGRTPPYESEQVREAIKHCIPLEYGDVTDIAPDIKLTFHNAGHILGSAVSHFHIGDGLYNVAFSGDIHYTDTRLFNGAVNDFPRVETLVLESTYGGRNDYQTDQQDSETKLKEVVQKTYDKGGKVVIPAFAVGRSQEIMLVIEEAMRSGDIPSMPVHLDGMIWEATAIHTTYPEYLRDDLRDRIFHDDENPFLAEEFNHIDAGEEERQEVADGGPCIILSTSGMVTGGPIMSWLGHIGPDPDSTLVFVGYQAQGTLGRRIQNGWDEIPTSAVGARNDDNSRGTLSLNMDVQTVDGFSGHADRAGLENFVKTMNPRPEKVLCVHGDERSTQDLSSALYHEYNMRTFAPKNLETFRFL, encoded by the coding sequence ATGAGCACTGTAGAGCAGCAACTCGACGATTTGCAAGCAGAGATCACGAGCGAGCTACCGAGCGATATCTCGGTCTCCTCGGTGAAGTACGAAGGACCGGAGCTGGTCCTCTATACGCGCGACCCGAAGAAGTTCGCCCGGCAGGGTGATCTCGTCCGGAAGCTCGCGAGCAAGCTCCGAAAGCGGATCACCGTCCGACCCGATCCGAGCGTTCTCTCTCGGCCCGAAGAGGCTCGAGAGCAGGTTATGAACGTAATCCCCGAAGAAGCGGGGGTCACGGATCTGGATTTCCACATCGACACTGGCGAGGTCGTTATCGAGGCCGAGAAACCGGGAATGGTCATCGGCCGTCACGGCTCGACCCTCCGCGATATTACGAAAAACGTCGGCTGGACGCCGGAGGTCGTTCGCACGCCACCGATCGAATCGTCGACGGTTTCGAACGTTCGGAGTTTCCTCAAACAAGAACGCGACGAACGACGGGACATCCTCGAACGAGTCGGCCGACAGATCCACCGCGAGGAGATGTCCGACGACGAGTACGTCCGTATCAGCACGCTCGGTTGCTGTCGAGAGGTCGGTCGTGCCTCGTTCATCCTCTCGACGGCAGAAACGCGGATCCTCGTCGACTGTGGTGATAAACCCGGTGCCGAGGGCGAGGTGCCGTACCTCCACGCGCCAGAGGCGCTCGGAGCAGGACCGCAGACGATCGACGCGGTCGTCCTCACTCACGCCCACCTCGACCACTCCGCACTTATTCCCCTTCTGTTCAAGTACGGCTACGACGGGCCGATTTACTGTACCGAGCCGACGCGGGACCTGATGGGCCTGCTCACGCTCGACTACCTCGACGTTGCGGCCAAGGAAGGGCGTACGCCACCCTACGAGTCTGAACAGGTCCGCGAGGCGATCAAACACTGCATTCCACTCGAGTACGGCGACGTCACGGACATCGCACCCGACATCAAGCTCACGTTCCACAACGCGGGCCACATTCTCGGCTCCGCAGTGAGTCACTTCCACATCGGAGACGGCCTCTACAACGTCGCGTTCTCGGGCGACATTCACTACACGGATACTCGCCTGTTCAACGGCGCTGTCAACGACTTTCCCCGCGTCGAGACGCTCGTTCTCGAGTCGACCTACGGCGGTCGAAACGACTATCAGACGGACCAACAGGACTCCGAGACGAAACTGAAAGAGGTCGTCCAGAAAACCTACGACAAGGGTGGGAAAGTCGTCATTCCGGCGTTCGCAGTCGGTCGATCCCAGGAGATCATGCTTGTTATCGAGGAGGCGATGCGCAGCGGAGACATCCCATCGATGCCCGTTCACCTCGACGGAATGATCTGGGAAGCGACAGCGATTCACACCACCTATCCCGAGTACCTCCGCGACGACCTTCGCGATCGGATCTTCCACGACGACGAGAACCCCTTCCTCGCGGAGGAGTTCAATCACATCGATGCCGGCGAAGAAGAACGTCAGGAGGTCGCAGACGGAGGTCCGTGTATCATCCTCTCGACGTCCGGGATGGTTACCGGCGGTCCCATCATGTCCTGGCTCGGCCACATCGGTCCCGACCCGGACTCGACGCTCGTCTTCGTCGGCTACCAGGCACAGGGAACCCTCGGCCGACGCATTCAGAACGGCTGGGACGAGATCCCGACCAGCGCTGTCGGTGCGAGAAACGACGACAACAGTCGCGGAACCCTTTCGTTGAACATGGACGTCCAAACTGTCGACGGCTTCTCCGGCCACGCAGACCGCGCGGGCCTCGAGAACTTCGTCAAAACGATGAACCCGCGACCCGAAAAGGTCCTCTGCGTTCACGGCGACGAGCGATCGACTCAGGACCTTTCTTCGGCACTCTATCACGAGTACAACATGCGTACGTTCGCGCCGAAGAACCTCGAGACGTTCCGATTCCTGTAG
- the nucS gene encoding endonuclease NucS, with amino-acid sequence MHTIEQPSIAAGHDLIESGLERDALVTVFGRCTVDYDGRASSQLDAGDRHVMLKPDGTTLVHTDEGQQPVNWQPPGCEHAVRRVAADDGTEELVLETNRSTPAERLLVRFSTVRQISAFSGTDESDLTLSGTEEDLRTRILDEPELLGTGFTPLATERETPAGAIDIYGEDSSGRAVVVELKRRRVGPDAVSQLRRYVDSLGRDLHADASIRGILVAPSVTDRADRLLAEHGLEFVSLEPIAE; translated from the coding sequence ATCCACACCATAGAGCAGCCGTCGATCGCGGCCGGCCACGACCTGATCGAAAGCGGGCTCGAGCGAGACGCGCTCGTGACGGTGTTCGGACGATGCACGGTCGACTACGACGGGCGGGCCTCGAGTCAACTCGACGCCGGCGACCGCCACGTGATGCTCAAACCCGACGGGACGACGCTGGTTCACACCGACGAGGGACAACAGCCGGTCAACTGGCAGCCGCCCGGCTGCGAACACGCCGTTCGGCGCGTGGCCGCGGACGACGGTACCGAGGAACTCGTTCTCGAGACCAATCGATCGACGCCGGCGGAACGGCTTCTCGTTCGATTTTCGACCGTGCGACAGATATCTGCGTTCTCGGGAACCGACGAGAGCGATCTCACGCTGTCGGGAACCGAAGAGGATCTCCGGACGCGCATCCTCGACGAGCCGGAGCTGCTCGGGACGGGCTTTACACCGCTTGCGACCGAACGGGAGACGCCGGCCGGAGCGATCGACATCTACGGCGAGGATTCTTCGGGACGGGCCGTCGTCGTCGAACTCAAACGCCGCCGAGTGGGTCCGGACGCGGTGAGTCAGCTTCGCCGCTACGTTGATTCGCTGGGCCGAGACCTCCACGCCGACGCGTCGATCCGCGGAATTCTCGTCGCACCGTCCGTGACGGATCGCGCCGACCGACTGCTGGCCGAGCACGGACTCGAGTTCGTCTCGCTCGAGCCGATAGCGGAGTGA